The following coding sequences lie in one Oscillospiraceae bacterium genomic window:
- a CDS encoding zinc ribbon domain-containing protein: protein MTCPNCRSSIPDNSRFCEFCGAAITQPAYTPPVQPFDVTPVNQFPRKAGEIAAGPLMLWLAILFSAQLAFTALSSSWFSLGILIAVPELIAYWMIYSNAKSNEPGSHGGLKLLKGYYNFLFVFMIVIGSIVVLAGITAGIAVTAFGSQFGERFGGQYGGEVAGVIGVVILVLAVTLLPMIFGIGCFFLWAKRKYVRSLYSAVTTGGRPKWSVFIAVILFLGALNAFSSISNVFFLNSHLYSQYMSQLFSELPANISQYLANLMSSLTGYKAVFGSLQALCSCGASVLAGAIVLKLKNVN, encoded by the coding sequence ATGACATGTCCCAATTGCAGATCTTCAATCCCGGACAACAGCCGCTTCTGCGAGTTTTGCGGCGCGGCGATTACACAGCCGGCTTATACCCCTCCGGTACAGCCGTTTGATGTGACTCCCGTGAACCAATTTCCCCGGAAAGCCGGAGAGATCGCCGCCGGACCCCTGATGCTTTGGCTGGCGATCTTGTTCTCCGCGCAGCTTGCTTTTACCGCACTGTCCTCCTCTTGGTTTTCGCTTGGAATTTTGATCGCAGTTCCCGAATTGATTGCATATTGGATGATCTATTCGAACGCTAAAAGCAACGAACCGGGCAGCCACGGCGGGTTGAAGCTTTTGAAAGGGTATTATAATTTTCTTTTTGTCTTTATGATTGTAATCGGCTCAATCGTTGTGTTGGCCGGAATTACTGCAGGAATTGCGGTTACAGCATTCGGCAGTCAGTTTGGTGAACGGTTTGGCGGCCAATATGGCGGTGAGGTGGCCGGTGTCATCGGCGTCGTGATCCTCGTACTTGCTGTGACGCTGCTTCCGATGATATTCGGCATTGGCTGCTTCTTCCTGTGGGCAAAAAGAAAGTATGTACGTTCGCTGTACAGCGCCGTCACAACGGGAGGCAGACCGAAGTGGTCGGTCTTTATTGCGGTAATTTTATTCCTTGGTGCATTAAATGCGTTTTCTTCGATATCGAATGTATTTTTTCTGAATTCTCATTTATATTCACAGTATATGTCACAGCTATTCAGCGAACTGCCTGCCAACATCTCTCAGTACCTTGCGAATCTCATGAGTTCTCTGACCGGGTATAAAGCTGTGTTCGGTTCGC